A stretch of the Acyrthosiphon pisum isolate AL4f chromosome A2, pea_aphid_22Mar2018_4r6ur, whole genome shotgun sequence genome encodes the following:
- the Utp23 gene encoding rRNA-processing protein UTP23 homolog isoform X1, which yields MRLKRHQKAERNINFYCVSFGFRKPFQILVDGTFCMASAQNRVQLREDIPKYLGGDVKFLTTQCVVLETEALGTAVRPAMHIVKNFGIHKCGHEKKPISGASCLTSMTKDNMKTRYIIATQDKSLQNALYVLPAVPVMYFNGLSVILKAPSPTSIDHARQKRQSRFNLTEHETNVLTSMKSSITTELISSEEFKDYPGVFKRAKGPNPLSCKPKKKKIVEDNDIPKVENKIKRKRNRVKIPKHVKEEFKKMNKPISIS from the exons ATGCGTCTCAAGCGCCACCAAAAAGCTGAACGCAATATCAACTTCTATTGCGTCAGCTTTGGCTTTCGAAAACCCTTTCAAATACTAGTTGATGGCACGTTTTGCATGGCTTCAGCACAA aaCAGAGTGCAATTACGTGAAGATATTCCTAAGTATTTGGGTGGTGATGTAAAATTTTTAACCACTCAGTGTGTTGTTCTTGAGACTGAAGCTTtgg GTACTGCTGTTCGGCCGGCTATGCACATTGTAAAGAATTTTGGTATACATAAATGTGGACATGAAAAGAAACCCATATCCGGAGCTAGTTGCCTAACGTCAATGACAAAAGATAATATGAAAACGAG ATACATTATTGCCACTCAAGACAAGTCACTTCAAAATGCCCTTTATGTTCTTCCCGCTGTCCctgttatgtattttaatggTTTAAGTGTCATTCTGAAAGCACCTTCACCAACCTCTATTGATCATGCCAGACAAAAGCGACAATCTAG atttaatttaactGAACATGAAACCAATGTTTTGACAAGTATGAAAAGTTCAATAACAACAGAATTAATCAGTAGTGAAGAATTTAAAGATTACCCAGGGGTATTTAAAAGAGCCAAAGGACCAAATCCACTTTCGTGCAAAcctaaaaagaagaaaattgtTGAAGATAATGATATACCCAaagtggaaaataaaataaaacgtaaaagAAATAGAGTTAAAATACCAAAACATGTAAaagaagaatttaaaaaaatgaataagccAATTTCAATCTCATAG
- the LOC100163690 gene encoding ribosomal protein L11-like has translation MVLADLKKGGNKSSEKTKNRMRELRIRKLCLNICVGESGDKLTRAAKVLEQLTGQQPVFSKARYTVRSFSIRRNEKIAVHCTVRGAKAEEILERGLKVREYELRRENFSDTGNFGFGIQEHIDLGIKYDPSIGIYGLDFFVVLGRQGFNVAHRRRKQGKVGYQHRLNKEDAMKWFQTKYDGIILAGKKH, from the exons ATGGTCCTCGCTGACTTAAAG AAAGGAGGCAACAAGTCTTCGGAGAAAACAAAAAATCGTATGCGCGAATTGAGGATTCGCAAATTATGTTTGAACATCTGTGTTGGTGAATCTGGTGACAAGCTCACCCGTGCTGCTAAG GTGTTGGAACAATTGACTGGCCAACAACCAGTATTCTCTAAAGCTCGTTATACTGTCAGATCTTTCAGTATCAGAAGAAATGAAAAAATTGCTGTGCACTGCACAGTTCGAGGTGCTAAGGCTGAAGAAATCTTGGAACGTGGATTAAAG GTTCGTGAATATGAATTGAGGCGAGAAAACTTCTCAGACACCGGTAACTTCGGTTTTGGTATCCAAGAACACATCGATTTGGGTATCAAATACGATCCCAGTATTGGTATCTATGGTTTAGATTTCTTCGTTGTCTTAGGACGTCAAG GTTTCAACGTAGCTCACAGAAGAAGGAAGCAAGGCAAAGTTGGTTACCAACATAGACTTAACAAAGAAGACGCAATGAAGTGGTTCCAAACTAAA tatgacGGAATCATTTTAGCAGGGAAGaaacactaa